In one window of Gammaproteobacteria bacterium DNA:
- a CDS encoding GGDEF domain-containing protein: MNYDEKGALHFQWNMRSEPQREKRAQTEHFRVLFRHANFLFVGNLAGSIALTVGLWDTAQHSLLIAWLVVVIVFNVARLVMWQRVPNGFKGEAKSHRLEKWFLASIVISGILWGLAGGLFYVSDQPENSLFLTVFIVAMCAAATASLSYHRFAYPVFLLPAITPVTLHLISDNLMVAKVIGVVIPVYFTLLYLLSRKIYQTAHESIIGRINSQYQATFDHLTGVANRRAYEAAMKREWYRAMRGKQVLSLVIADIDDFKRCNDTHGHAVGDRVLRSVAEVLEQHIRRGADVVARVGGEEFAIILPGTHLDDVLALAEAIRVDVRTLAESHDKQIPEVTMSFGVSSVVPDSSLDAGLLFNRADAALYKAKREGKDRVETVEAQ; this comes from the coding sequence TTGAACTACGACGAAAAAGGGGCTCTCCACTTCCAGTGGAATATGCGATCGGAACCTCAGAGGGAAAAGCGCGCACAAACCGAGCACTTCAGGGTTCTGTTTCGCCACGCTAATTTTTTATTTGTGGGAAATCTTGCGGGAAGTATCGCCCTGACTGTCGGGTTGTGGGATACCGCCCAACACAGTCTGCTGATCGCGTGGTTAGTCGTCGTAATCGTGTTCAATGTCGCCAGATTGGTGATGTGGCAACGAGTTCCGAATGGATTCAAAGGCGAAGCAAAATCGCACCGTCTGGAGAAATGGTTCTTAGCATCGATAGTAATTTCCGGCATTCTCTGGGGGTTGGCGGGGGGCCTGTTTTACGTCTCGGATCAGCCGGAAAACAGTCTATTTCTGACAGTTTTTATTGTAGCAATGTGCGCAGCGGCTACTGCATCCCTTTCATATCATCGCTTCGCGTATCCCGTGTTTCTACTGCCTGCAATCACTCCCGTTACGCTGCATCTGATCTCGGATAACTTAATGGTTGCAAAGGTCATCGGAGTGGTTATCCCGGTTTACTTCACGTTGCTGTATCTGCTTTCTCGGAAAATCTACCAGACGGCGCATGAGTCGATTATTGGCCGAATCAACAGCCAATATCAGGCCACCTTTGATCACCTCACCGGTGTGGCTAATCGGCGCGCGTACGAGGCAGCAATGAAGCGAGAGTGGTACCGCGCCATGCGCGGTAAGCAAGTGCTATCACTGGTAATAGCGGATATAGACGACTTTAAACGATGCAACGATACGCATGGACATGCAGTTGGCGATCGGGTCCTCAGATCGGTCGCCGAAGTATTGGAACAGCACATACGGCGCGGCGCCGATGTGGTAGCGCGTGTGGGTGGAGAAGAGTTTGCTATCATCTTGCCAGGGACTCACCTTGATGATGTATTGGCGCTGGCGGAAGCAATCAGAGTCGATGTAAGGACCCTGGCTGAAAGCCATGACAAGCAAATTCCCGAAGTGACAATGAGTTTCGGCGTATCGAGTGTAGTACCCGACAGTTCTCTCGACGCGGGGTTGTTGTTCAACCGTGCAGACGCTGCCCTTTACAAAGCTAAGAGAGAAGGGAAAGACAGAGTCGAGACCGTCGAGGCTCAATGA